One genomic segment of Phyllopteryx taeniolatus isolate TA_2022b chromosome 12, UOR_Ptae_1.2, whole genome shotgun sequence includes these proteins:
- the kctd12.1 gene encoding BTB/POZ domain-containing protein KCTD12.1 has translation MALAEASKQGGESKFSDIVELNVGGQVYVTRLQTLVAVPDSLLWRMFSRRAPQELARDSKGRVFLDRDGFLFRYVLDYLRDLTLVLPDYFPERSRLRREADFFQLRELAERLSEDGSVGEEAGRGDADDGSLRGGRPPGADSRKSGYITVGYRGSYTIGRDTQTDAKFRRVARITVCGKTALAKEVFGDTLNESRDPDRPPERYTSRYYLKYNFLEQAFDRLTEVGFRMVACSSTGTCAYASNDPAEDKIWTSYTEYVFCREQ, from the coding sequence ATGGCTCTGGCCGAGGCGTCCAAACAAGGCGGCGAGAGCAAGTTCTCGGACATCGTGGAGCTGAACGTGGGCGGCCAGGTGTACGTGACCCGGCTCCAAACTCTGGTGGCGGTGCCGGACTCGCTCCTGTGGCGCATGTTCAGCCGCCGCGCGCCACAGGAGCTGGCCCGGGACAGCAAGGGCCGCGTCTTCCTGGACCGGGACGGCTTCTTGTTCCGCTACGTCCTGGACTACCTGCGCGACCTGACCTTGGTGCTGCCGGACTACTTCCCGGAGAGGAGCCGCCTGCGCAGGGAGGCCGACTTCTTCCAGCTCCGGGAGCTGGCCGAGCGGCTGAGCGAGGACGGCTCCGTCGGCGAGGAGGCCGGCCGCGGCGACGCCGACGACGGCTCGCTCCGAGGCGGCCGGCCTCCGGGCGCGGACTCCAGGAAGTCGGGCTACATCACCGTGGGCTACCGGGGCTCGTATACCATCGGCCGGGACACCCAGACCGACGCCAAATTCCGCAGAGTGGCGCGCATCACCGTGTGCGGGAAGACCGCCCTGGCCAAGGAGGTGTTCGGGGACACGCTCAACGAGAGCCGGGACCCGGACCGCCCGCCGGAGAGGTACACGTCGCGCTACTACCTCAAGTACAACTTCCTGGAGCAGGCCTTCGACAGGCTGACCGAGGTGGGCTTCCGCATGGTGGCCTGCAGCTCCACGGGCACCTGCGCCTACGCCAGCAACGACCCCGCCGAGGACAAAATCTGGACGAGTTACACCGAATATGTCTTCTGTCGGGAACAGTAG
- the acod1 gene encoding cis-aconitate decarboxylase isoform X1, translated as MMRKGVTESFGAAIQALGAGQLTDGVIRRSKRMMLDTLGVGLLGSRTDVFDKVLKYSRSFQSEENSSVWGKSDTTVPPHFAAFVNGVAVHSMDFDDTWYPATHPSGAVLAALLALAEVAPGRPSGVDLLLAFNVGIEVQGRLLRFSREAFNIPKRFHPPSVVGVMGSAAASAKLLGLSSEQCANALAIAACSAGAPLANAATQTKPLHMGYAAQRGLEAARLAQTGVQGNQSILDAEHGFGVYYEDYEPSAMTLPGVGGSGWVLEEQDVAFKRVPAHLGMHWVVDAALTARAKIPNLDAGQIKRVTLRVPPSKYIDCPFPTTEHQARHSFQFNACSAILDAGVSVGSFATPQRERSDLKELLAKVEVHVPGDNHASFDKMYGEVVIESHRGESVSARCDTFYGHWRKPLRQEDLVDKFMSNASSVLSSEGAEGALDTVGNLETEAECTQLLSYLTMTTEQRHRKCDSGALSQSV; from the exons ATGATGCGTAAG GGGGTCACGGAAAGCTTCGGCGCCGCCATCCAAGCCCTGGGCGCCGGCCAGCTGACGGACGGCGTGATTAGGCGCAGTAAACGGATGATGCTGGACACCCTCGGCGTGGGCCTGCTCGGATCCAGGACGGACGTCTTCGACAAAGTTCTCAAGTACAGCCGG TCGTTCCAGTCAGAGGAGAATAGCAGCGTTTGGGGCAAATCGGACACGACTGTGCCGCCGCACTTCGCCGCGTTTGTCAACGGCGTGGCG GTTCACTCGATGGACTTTGATGACACGTGGTACCCGGCCACTCATCCCTCGGGGGCGGTGCTGGCCGCCCTgctggccttggcggaggtcgcGCCCGGGAGGCCCTCCGGTGTGGACCTGCTGCTGGCCTTCAATGTTGGCATTGAGGTGCAGGGCAGACTGCTGAGGTTCTCCAGGGAGGCCTTCAACATCCCTAAAAG ATTCCACCCTCCCAGCGTGGTCGGCGTGATGGGCAGCGCGGCGGCCTCTGCCAAGCTTTTGGGTTTATCGTCCGAGCAATGCGCCAACGCTCTGGCCATCGCGGCGTGCTCGGCCGGGGCGCCGCTCGCCAACGCCGCCACCCAAACCAAACCGCTGCACATGGGCTACGCCGCCCAGAGGGGCCTGGAGGCCGCTCGGCTGGCCCAGACGGGCGTGCAGGGCAACCAGTCCATCCTGGACGCGGAGCACGGCTTCGGGGTTTACTACGAAGACTACGAGCCGTCTGCGATGACGCTCCCCGGGGTCGGCGGCTCAGGTTGGGTCCTCGAGGAGCAGGACGTGGCCTTCAAGCGCGTGCCCGCTCATTTGGGGATGCACTGGGTGGTGGACGCCGCTTTGACGGCTCGCGCTAAGATACCAAACTTGGACGCGGGTCAGATAAAACGCGTCACCCTCCGAGTTCCGCCATCCAAGTACATCGACTGCCCTTTTCCCACCACGGAGCACCAGGCCAGGCATTCCTTCCAGTTCAACGCCTGCTCCGCCATCCTGGACGCCGGCGTGTCGGTGGGCTCCTTCGCCACACCTCAAAGGGAGCGTTCGGATCTCAAGGAGCTCCTGGCCAAAGTAGAGGTGCACGTTCCCGGGGATAACCATGCCAGCTTCGACAAGATGTACGGCGAGGTCGTCATAGAAAGCCACCGAGGGGAGAGCGTCTCAGCCAGGTGCGACACGTTCTACGGACACTGGAGGAAGCCGCTGAGGCAAGAGGACCTGGTGGACAAGTTCATGTCGAACGCTTCCTCGGTGTTGAGCTCGGAGGGAGCCGAAGGCGCGCTGGACACCGTCGGAAACCTGGAGACCGAGGCGGAGTGCACGCAGTTACTTTCGTACTTGACGATGACGACCGAGCAACGACACCGCAAGTGTGACTCCGGGGCTTTGTCGCAAAGCGTATGA
- the acod1 gene encoding cis-aconitate decarboxylase isoform X2, which produces MMLDTLGVGLLGSRTDVFDKVLKYSRSFQSEENSSVWGKSDTTVPPHFAAFVNGVAVHSMDFDDTWYPATHPSGAVLAALLALAEVAPGRPSGVDLLLAFNVGIEVQGRLLRFSREAFNIPKRFHPPSVVGVMGSAAASAKLLGLSSEQCANALAIAACSAGAPLANAATQTKPLHMGYAAQRGLEAARLAQTGVQGNQSILDAEHGFGVYYEDYEPSAMTLPGVGGSGWVLEEQDVAFKRVPAHLGMHWVVDAALTARAKIPNLDAGQIKRVTLRVPPSKYIDCPFPTTEHQARHSFQFNACSAILDAGVSVGSFATPQRERSDLKELLAKVEVHVPGDNHASFDKMYGEVVIESHRGESVSARCDTFYGHWRKPLRQEDLVDKFMSNASSVLSSEGAEGALDTVGNLETEAECTQLLSYLTMTTEQRHRKCDSGALSQSV; this is translated from the exons ATGATGCTGGACACCCTCGGCGTGGGCCTGCTCGGATCCAGGACGGACGTCTTCGACAAAGTTCTCAAGTACAGCCGG TCGTTCCAGTCAGAGGAGAATAGCAGCGTTTGGGGCAAATCGGACACGACTGTGCCGCCGCACTTCGCCGCGTTTGTCAACGGCGTGGCG GTTCACTCGATGGACTTTGATGACACGTGGTACCCGGCCACTCATCCCTCGGGGGCGGTGCTGGCCGCCCTgctggccttggcggaggtcgcGCCCGGGAGGCCCTCCGGTGTGGACCTGCTGCTGGCCTTCAATGTTGGCATTGAGGTGCAGGGCAGACTGCTGAGGTTCTCCAGGGAGGCCTTCAACATCCCTAAAAG ATTCCACCCTCCCAGCGTGGTCGGCGTGATGGGCAGCGCGGCGGCCTCTGCCAAGCTTTTGGGTTTATCGTCCGAGCAATGCGCCAACGCTCTGGCCATCGCGGCGTGCTCGGCCGGGGCGCCGCTCGCCAACGCCGCCACCCAAACCAAACCGCTGCACATGGGCTACGCCGCCCAGAGGGGCCTGGAGGCCGCTCGGCTGGCCCAGACGGGCGTGCAGGGCAACCAGTCCATCCTGGACGCGGAGCACGGCTTCGGGGTTTACTACGAAGACTACGAGCCGTCTGCGATGACGCTCCCCGGGGTCGGCGGCTCAGGTTGGGTCCTCGAGGAGCAGGACGTGGCCTTCAAGCGCGTGCCCGCTCATTTGGGGATGCACTGGGTGGTGGACGCCGCTTTGACGGCTCGCGCTAAGATACCAAACTTGGACGCGGGTCAGATAAAACGCGTCACCCTCCGAGTTCCGCCATCCAAGTACATCGACTGCCCTTTTCCCACCACGGAGCACCAGGCCAGGCATTCCTTCCAGTTCAACGCCTGCTCCGCCATCCTGGACGCCGGCGTGTCGGTGGGCTCCTTCGCCACACCTCAAAGGGAGCGTTCGGATCTCAAGGAGCTCCTGGCCAAAGTAGAGGTGCACGTTCCCGGGGATAACCATGCCAGCTTCGACAAGATGTACGGCGAGGTCGTCATAGAAAGCCACCGAGGGGAGAGCGTCTCAGCCAGGTGCGACACGTTCTACGGACACTGGAGGAAGCCGCTGAGGCAAGAGGACCTGGTGGACAAGTTCATGTCGAACGCTTCCTCGGTGTTGAGCTCGGAGGGAGCCGAAGGCGCGCTGGACACCGTCGGAAACCTGGAGACCGAGGCGGAGTGCACGCAGTTACTTTCGTACTTGACGATGACGACCGAGCAACGACACCGCAAGTGTGACTCCGGGGCTTTGTCGCAAAGCGTATGA
- the zgc:162944 gene encoding glutamine amidotransferase-like class 1 domain-containing protein 3, mitochondrial gives MMSLLQASARSSVRAVTKNFYSTEMSKRVAVVLAGCGVFDGSEIHEASAILVHLSRGGASVNVFAPDVEQMHVVDHAKGEPTKERRNVLVESARLARGSIQDLSKLSVEDHDAIIFPGGFGAAKNLCTWAVQGKDCSVNGEVKAALEAFRGEGKPIGLCCIAPVLAAKVFPGCEVTVGLENDDKYPNTTDTAAAIKQLGCEHVSAPVSRSHVDRKNKLVTTCAFMCDAPIHEVFDGIGSMVQDVLKLA, from the exons ATGATGAGTCTCCTTCAAGCGTCTGCTCGCAGCAGCGTCCGAGCGGTGACCAAAAACTTCTATTCCACAGAAATGAGCAAACGCGTGGCCGTGGTTCTGGCGGGCTGCGGGGTCTTCGACGGCAGCGAGATCCACGAAGCTTCCGCCATTTTGGTGCATTTGAGCCGAGGAGGCGCAAGT GTGAACGTGTTCGCCCCCGACGTGGAGCAGATGCACGTGGTGGACCACGCGAAGGGCGAGCCCACGAAGGAGAGGAGGAACGTGCTGGTGGAGAGCGCCAGGCTGGCCCGTGGCAGCATCCAGGACCTTTCCAAACTCAGCGTCGAGGACCATGACGCCATCATCTTCCCAG GCGGTTTCGGGGCGGCGAAGAACCTGTGCACGTGGGCGGTGCAGGGCAAGGACTGCTCGGTCAACGGTGAGGTCAAGGCGGCCCTGGAGGCGTTCCGCGGCGAGGGCAAACCCATCGGCCTCTGCTGCATCGCGCCCGTGCTGGCCGCCAAAGTGTTTCCCGGCTGCGAGGTCACCGTCGGCCTGGAGAACGACGACAA GTACCCCAACACGACGGACACGGCGGCCGCCATCAAGCAGCTGGGCTGCGAGCACGTGAGCGCGCCTGTGAGCCGGAGCCACGTGGACCGCAAGAACAAGCTGGTGACCACCTGCGCCTTCATGTGCGACGCGCCCATTCACGAGGTGTTCGACGGCATCGGCTCCATGGTGCAGGACGTGCTTAAGCTAGCCTGA
- the cln5 gene encoding ceroid-lipofuscinosis neuronal protein 5 homolog has protein sequence MPRSEIRVCFFVSLAFLHVANAFKNQTWPVPYRRFDHRPEADPYCQALFPFCPTGDRDGRIPYMKDADVISVYRLQTPVWEFKYGDVLGKLRIMHDAVGFSSAETGANYTVEWYELFQLGNCTFPHLRPDVFAPFWCNQGAACFFDGIDDFHWAQNGTLEKIGEISGNQFNDLARWVRDDNTTGIYYETWTVRSHPGPDATVWFESYDCSQFVHRAHRKLSALGAKLSSRSQTNYTKIYLYSGEPAYLGNDSAIFGQPALKNLATEIRDFYEIFRPHQSLAEFAMSMLQAYKKVVLDKRFYLYYNFEYWRLPMKPPYVGILYEEVPLP, from the exons ATGCCTCGCTCGGAGATCCGTGTGTGTTTCTTCGTCTCGTTGGCCTTTCTTCACGTCGCCAACGCATTCAAGAATCAAACGTGGCCGGTGCCGTACAG ACGCTTCGACCATCGGCCCGAAGCGGACCCTTACTGTCAAGCTCTTTTCCCGTTCTGTCCTACCGGGGACCGAGACGGCCGCATTCCCTACATGAAGGACGCTGACGTCATTTCGGTGTATCGCCTGCAGACTCCCGTCTGGGAATTCAAGTACGGAGACGTCCTGGGAAAACTC CGCATCATGCACGACGCCGTCGGCTTCAGCAGCGCCGAGACGGGGGCCAACTACACCGTGGAGTGGTACGAACTCTTCCAGCTGGGAAACTGCACCTTCCCGCACCTCCGACCCGACGTCTTCGCCCCCTTCTGGTGCAACCAGGGGGCCGCGTGCTTCTTTGACGGCATCGACGATTTCCACTGGGCGCAGAACGGAACCTTGGAGAAAATAGGAGAAATCAGCG GCAATCAGTTTAACGATCTGGCCCGGTGGGTGCGCGACGACAACACGACGGGCATCTACTACGAGACGTGGACGGTGCGGTCCCACCCGGGTCCCGACGCCACCGTGTGGTTCGAGTCGTACGACTGCTCGCAGTTCGTGCACCGCGCTCACCGCAAGCTGAGCGCGCTGGGGGCCAAACTGTCCAGCCGCTCCCAGACCAACTACACCAAGATCTACCTGTACAGCGGAGAGCCCGCCTACCTGGGCAACGACAGCGCCATCTTCGGCCAGCCGGCGCTCAAGAACCTGGCGACGGAGATCCGGGACTTTTACGAGATCTTCAGACCCCACCAGTCCCTGGCGGAGTTCGCCATGAGCATGCTGCAGGCTTACAAGAAGGTGGTGTTGGACAAACGCTTCTACTTGTACTACAACTTTGAGTACTGGAGGCTGCCCATGAAGCCTCCCTACGTGGGCATCCTATACGAGGAGGTGCCTTTGCCTTAA
- the fbxl3a gene encoding F-box/LRR-repeat protein 3 isoform X1 — translation MKRIKGAKEEGNSSPGKSPPEARKKVRKQSSPASEAGDSRDSGWARLPQELLLHVFQYLPLLDRAFASQVCRGWNQAFHMPELWRCFEFELNQPASSYLKATHPDLIKQIIKRHSNHLQYVSFKVDSSTESAEAACDILSQLVNCSLKTLGLISTARPSFMEVPKSHFISALTVVFVNSKSLSSLKIDDTPVDDPSLKVLVANNSDTLKLLKMSSCPHVSPAGILCVADQCHGLRELALNYHLLSDELLLALSSEKHVHLEHLRIDVVSENPGQHFHSIKKSSWDAMVRHSPKFNLVMYFFLYEDEFGPFFNDEIPVTHLYFGRSVSKEVLGRVGLHCPRLVELVVCANGLRPLDEELIRIAKRCTQLSAIGLGECEVSCGAFVEFVKMCGRRLSQLSIMEEVLIPDHKYSLDEIHWEVSKHLGRVWFPDMMPTW, via the exons ATGAAGAGGATAAAAGGCGCCAAGGAGGAGGGCAACAGCTCCCCCGGTAAGAGCCCGCCCGAGGCCCGCAAGAAAGTTCGGAAGCAGTCGAGCCCGGCGTCGGAGGCCGGCGACTCGCGGGACTCCGGCTGGGCTCGGCTGCCGCAAGAGCTGCTGCTGCACGTCTTCCAGTACCTCCCGCTGCTGGATCGGGCCTTCGCCTCGCAGGTGTGCCGCGGGTGGAACCAGGCGTTCCACATGCCCGAGCTGTGGCGCTGCTTCGAGTTTGAGCTCAACCAGCCCGCCAGCTCTTACCTGAAAGCCACGCACCCGGACCTGATCAAACAGATCATCAAGAGGCATTCCAACCACTTGCAGTATGTCAGCTTCAAG GTGGACAGCAGCACCGAGTCCGCAGAGGCGGCCTGTGACATTCTTTCGCAGTTGGTAAACTGCTCCCTGAAGACTTTAGGGCTCATCTCAACAGCCAGACCCAGTTTCATGGAGGTCCCCAAG TCTCACTTCATCTCGGCGCTGACGGTGGTGTTCGTCAACTCCAAGTCGCTGTCGTCGCTGAAGATCGACGACACGCCGGTGGACGATCCCTCGCTGAAGGTGCTGGTGGCCAACAACAGCGACACGCTCAAGCTGCTCAAGATGAGCAGCTGCCCTCACGTCTCGCCGGCAG GGATCCTGTGCGTGGCGGACCAGTGCCACGGCCTGCGGGAGCTGGCGTTGAACTACCACCTCCTGAGCGACGAGCTCCTGCTGGCGCTGTCGTCGGAGAAGCACGTGCACCTGGAGCACCTGCGCATCGACGTGGTGAGCGAGAACCCGGGCCAGCACTTCCACAGCATCAAGAAGAGCAGCTGGGACGCCATGGTGCGCCACTCGCCCAAGTTCAACCTCGTCATGTACTTCTTCCTGTACGAGGACGAGTTCGGGCCCTTCTTCAACGACGAGATCCCCGTCACGCACCTCTACTTCGGCCGCTCCGTCAGCAAGGAGGTGCTGGGCCGCGTGGGCCTGCACTGCCCGCGCCTGGTGGAGCTGGTGGTGTGCGCCAACGGCCTGCGTCCGCTGGACGAGGAGCTGATCCGCATCGCCAAGCGCTGCACGCAGCTGTCGGCCATCGGCCTGGGCGAGTGCGAGGTGTCGTGCGGCGCCTTCGTGGAGTTCGTCAAGATGTGCGGGCGCCGCCTGTCGCAGCTCTCCATCATGGAGGAGGTGCTCATCCCCGACCACAAGTACTCCCTGGACGAGATCCACTGGGAGGTGTCCAAGCACCTGGGCCGGGTTTGGTTCCCGGACATGATGCCCACCTGGTAG
- the fbxl3a gene encoding F-box/LRR-repeat protein 3 isoform X2 yields MKRIKGAKEEGNSSPGKSPPEARKKARLPQELLLHVFQYLPLLDRAFASQVCRGWNQAFHMPELWRCFEFELNQPASSYLKATHPDLIKQIIKRHSNHLQYVSFKVDSSTESAEAACDILSQLVNCSLKTLGLISTARPSFMEVPKSHFISALTVVFVNSKSLSSLKIDDTPVDDPSLKVLVANNSDTLKLLKMSSCPHVSPAGILCVADQCHGLRELALNYHLLSDELLLALSSEKHVHLEHLRIDVVSENPGQHFHSIKKSSWDAMVRHSPKFNLVMYFFLYEDEFGPFFNDEIPVTHLYFGRSVSKEVLGRVGLHCPRLVELVVCANGLRPLDEELIRIAKRCTQLSAIGLGECEVSCGAFVEFVKMCGRRLSQLSIMEEVLIPDHKYSLDEIHWEVSKHLGRVWFPDMMPTW; encoded by the exons ATGAAGAGGATAAAAGGCGCCAAGGAGGAGGGCAACAGCTCCCCCGGTAAGAGCCCGCCCGAGGCCCGCAAGAAAG CTCGGCTGCCGCAAGAGCTGCTGCTGCACGTCTTCCAGTACCTCCCGCTGCTGGATCGGGCCTTCGCCTCGCAGGTGTGCCGCGGGTGGAACCAGGCGTTCCACATGCCCGAGCTGTGGCGCTGCTTCGAGTTTGAGCTCAACCAGCCCGCCAGCTCTTACCTGAAAGCCACGCACCCGGACCTGATCAAACAGATCATCAAGAGGCATTCCAACCACTTGCAGTATGTCAGCTTCAAG GTGGACAGCAGCACCGAGTCCGCAGAGGCGGCCTGTGACATTCTTTCGCAGTTGGTAAACTGCTCCCTGAAGACTTTAGGGCTCATCTCAACAGCCAGACCCAGTTTCATGGAGGTCCCCAAG TCTCACTTCATCTCGGCGCTGACGGTGGTGTTCGTCAACTCCAAGTCGCTGTCGTCGCTGAAGATCGACGACACGCCGGTGGACGATCCCTCGCTGAAGGTGCTGGTGGCCAACAACAGCGACACGCTCAAGCTGCTCAAGATGAGCAGCTGCCCTCACGTCTCGCCGGCAG GGATCCTGTGCGTGGCGGACCAGTGCCACGGCCTGCGGGAGCTGGCGTTGAACTACCACCTCCTGAGCGACGAGCTCCTGCTGGCGCTGTCGTCGGAGAAGCACGTGCACCTGGAGCACCTGCGCATCGACGTGGTGAGCGAGAACCCGGGCCAGCACTTCCACAGCATCAAGAAGAGCAGCTGGGACGCCATGGTGCGCCACTCGCCCAAGTTCAACCTCGTCATGTACTTCTTCCTGTACGAGGACGAGTTCGGGCCCTTCTTCAACGACGAGATCCCCGTCACGCACCTCTACTTCGGCCGCTCCGTCAGCAAGGAGGTGCTGGGCCGCGTGGGCCTGCACTGCCCGCGCCTGGTGGAGCTGGTGGTGTGCGCCAACGGCCTGCGTCCGCTGGACGAGGAGCTGATCCGCATCGCCAAGCGCTGCACGCAGCTGTCGGCCATCGGCCTGGGCGAGTGCGAGGTGTCGTGCGGCGCCTTCGTGGAGTTCGTCAAGATGTGCGGGCGCCGCCTGTCGCAGCTCTCCATCATGGAGGAGGTGCTCATCCCCGACCACAAGTACTCCCTGGACGAGATCCACTGGGAGGTGTCCAAGCACCTGGGCCGGGTTTGGTTCCCGGACATGATGCCCACCTGGTAG
- the fbxl3a gene encoding F-box/LRR-repeat protein 3 isoform X3 yields MKRIKGAKEEGNSSPGKSPPEARKKVRLPQELLLHVFQYLPLLDRAFASQVCRGWNQAFHMPELWRCFEFELNQPASSYLKATHPDLIKQIIKRHSNHLQYVSFKVDSSTESAEAACDILSQLVNCSLKTLGLISTARPSFMEVPKSHFISALTVVFVNSKSLSSLKIDDTPVDDPSLKVLVANNSDTLKLLKMSSCPHVSPAGILCVADQCHGLRELALNYHLLSDELLLALSSEKHVHLEHLRIDVVSENPGQHFHSIKKSSWDAMVRHSPKFNLVMYFFLYEDEFGPFFNDEIPVTHLYFGRSVSKEVLGRVGLHCPRLVELVVCANGLRPLDEELIRIAKRCTQLSAIGLGECEVSCGAFVEFVKMCGRRLSQLSIMEEVLIPDHKYSLDEIHWEVSKHLGRVWFPDMMPTW; encoded by the exons ATGAAGAGGATAAAAGGCGCCAAGGAGGAGGGCAACAGCTCCCCCGGTAAGAGCCCGCCCGAGGCCCGCAAGAAAGTTCGG CTGCCGCAAGAGCTGCTGCTGCACGTCTTCCAGTACCTCCCGCTGCTGGATCGGGCCTTCGCCTCGCAGGTGTGCCGCGGGTGGAACCAGGCGTTCCACATGCCCGAGCTGTGGCGCTGCTTCGAGTTTGAGCTCAACCAGCCCGCCAGCTCTTACCTGAAAGCCACGCACCCGGACCTGATCAAACAGATCATCAAGAGGCATTCCAACCACTTGCAGTATGTCAGCTTCAAG GTGGACAGCAGCACCGAGTCCGCAGAGGCGGCCTGTGACATTCTTTCGCAGTTGGTAAACTGCTCCCTGAAGACTTTAGGGCTCATCTCAACAGCCAGACCCAGTTTCATGGAGGTCCCCAAG TCTCACTTCATCTCGGCGCTGACGGTGGTGTTCGTCAACTCCAAGTCGCTGTCGTCGCTGAAGATCGACGACACGCCGGTGGACGATCCCTCGCTGAAGGTGCTGGTGGCCAACAACAGCGACACGCTCAAGCTGCTCAAGATGAGCAGCTGCCCTCACGTCTCGCCGGCAG GGATCCTGTGCGTGGCGGACCAGTGCCACGGCCTGCGGGAGCTGGCGTTGAACTACCACCTCCTGAGCGACGAGCTCCTGCTGGCGCTGTCGTCGGAGAAGCACGTGCACCTGGAGCACCTGCGCATCGACGTGGTGAGCGAGAACCCGGGCCAGCACTTCCACAGCATCAAGAAGAGCAGCTGGGACGCCATGGTGCGCCACTCGCCCAAGTTCAACCTCGTCATGTACTTCTTCCTGTACGAGGACGAGTTCGGGCCCTTCTTCAACGACGAGATCCCCGTCACGCACCTCTACTTCGGCCGCTCCGTCAGCAAGGAGGTGCTGGGCCGCGTGGGCCTGCACTGCCCGCGCCTGGTGGAGCTGGTGGTGTGCGCCAACGGCCTGCGTCCGCTGGACGAGGAGCTGATCCGCATCGCCAAGCGCTGCACGCAGCTGTCGGCCATCGGCCTGGGCGAGTGCGAGGTGTCGTGCGGCGCCTTCGTGGAGTTCGTCAAGATGTGCGGGCGCCGCCTGTCGCAGCTCTCCATCATGGAGGAGGTGCTCATCCCCGACCACAAGTACTCCCTGGACGAGATCCACTGGGAGGTGTCCAAGCACCTGGGCCGGGTTTGGTTCCCGGACATGATGCCCACCTGGTAG